A stretch of the Fusobacterium varium genome encodes the following:
- a CDS encoding nitrogenase iron protein, whose translation MKKIAIYGKGGIGKTTTVSNLAAAFSVRGYRVLQIGCDPKSDSTKNILGEKKIKTVLDTIREKGNDILIEDILFTGFNNIKCIEAGGPKPGVGCAGRGIIAAFDKIKELNILENFKPEIVLFDVLGDVVCGGFTMPLREGYADEVYIVTSGEMMSLYAASNIAEAMKNLSNRGYAKLKGLILNRKNIENEEEIVKKAAKEIGIEIIMDIPRSSEIQIAENIGKTVIELNKNSKISGYYLKLSEKIYQGEKL comes from the coding sequence ATGAAAAAAATAGCAATTTATGGAAAAGGTGGGATTGGAAAAACTACTACAGTTTCAAATCTTGCTGCGGCTTTTTCAGTAAGAGGATATAGAGTATTACAGATAGGATGTGATCCTAAATCTGATTCAACTAAAAATATTTTAGGAGAAAAAAAGATAAAGACAGTATTAGATACAATCAGAGAAAAAGGAAATGATATTTTAATAGAAGATATATTATTTACAGGGTTTAATAATATAAAATGTATTGAAGCAGGAGGACCAAAACCTGGAGTAGGTTGTGCAGGGAGAGGGATAATTGCAGCCTTTGATAAGATAAAAGAACTAAATATTTTAGAAAATTTTAAACCAGAAATAGTATTATTTGACGTTTTGGGAGATGTAGTTTGTGGAGGTTTTACAATGCCATTAAGAGAGGGGTATGCTGATGAAGTTTATATAGTTACATCTGGAGAAATGATGTCATTATATGCTGCTTCAAATATTGCAGAAGCAATGAAAAATCTTTCAAATAGAGGGTATGCTAAATTAAAAGGATTAATACTGAATAGAAAAAATATTGAAAATGAAGAAGAAATTGTAAAAAAAGCTGCAAAAGAAATTGGAATAGAAATAATAATGGATATACCTAGAAGTTCAGAAATACAAATTGCTGAAAATATAGGAAAAACAGTAATAGAATTAAATAAAAATTCCAAGATAAGTGGATATTATTTAAAACTTTCTGAAAAAATTTATCAAGGAGAAAAACTATGA
- a CDS encoding putative transposase encodes MFFFYDRDLLTKLAYAVNDVFKYQFHNIKAKNQRIHKISKYSSKYFTNSDIIHYGLITVIHTFGRDLKWNPHIHAIVTLGGFNKNYQFLEKKYFHVNSIAGQWKKMVIDIVKSGNYDKPEIKAKAYAAANSLYRKNTRFFFNVAKNDLNNNIYAIKYIGRYLSRAPIAEYKIIDFYDNKVTFYYESLADDKQRIELTLDAETFLSKLIIHIPPKHFKMIRRFGIYSRNIKSELKNIMKFMRKYVSKYSNSTFYQLEIWKAFGVNPFYCFKCNARMKVKKISYFNIHTGSICWKEYR; translated from the coding sequence ATGTTTTTCTTCTATGATAGAGACCTTTTAACTAAGCTTGCTTATGCTGTTAATGATGTTTTTAAATATCAATTTCATAACATTAAAGCAAAAAATCAAAGAATTCATAAAATTTCAAAATATTCCTCTAAATACTTTACTAACTCAGATATCATTCATTATGGATTGATTACTGTTATTCATACCTTTGGACGCGATCTTAAATGGAATCCTCATATTCATGCTATTGTTACTTTAGGTGGATTCAATAAAAACTACCAATTTCTTGAAAAAAAATATTTTCATGTCAATTCCATTGCTGGACAATGGAAAAAAATGGTTATTGATATTGTTAAATCTGGAAATTATGACAAGCCTGAAATTAAAGCTAAAGCTTATGCTGCTGCTAACTCCCTTTATCGCAAAAATACAAGATTCTTTTTCAATGTTGCAAAAAATGATTTAAATAATAATATTTATGCAATTAAATATATTGGCAGATACCTGTCAAGAGCTCCTATCGCAGAATATAAAATTATTGATTTCTATGATAATAAGGTTACTTTCTATTATGAAAGTCTTGCTGATGATAAACAAAGAATTGAGCTTACTTTAGATGCAGAAACATTTCTTTCTAAATTAATTATTCACATTCCCCCTAAACATTTCAAAATGATTAGGCGCTTTGGAATCTATTCTAGAAATATTAAATCAGAACTTAAAAATATCATGAAATTCATGAGAAAATATGTCTCTAAATATTCCAATTCTACTTTTTATCAACTTGAAATATGGAAAGCTTTTGGAGTAAATCCTTTTTATTGTTTTAAATGTAATGCCAGAATGAAAGTTAAAAAAATATCATATTTTAATATACATACAGGCTCCATTTGCTGGAAAGAATATCGCTAA
- a CDS encoding putative ABC transporter ATP-binding protein, whose protein sequence is MLYKESDLILKTKGISKIFTTAKNQSLIACNDINLNVYKGRTLGIVGESGCGKSTFVRMLMQLEEVSSGSIIYENRDIAHFSKKEIWEHRKNMQMIFQDSMAAFNPKMKIIDIITEPLMNYGLLSNKDKKEKAEELLEMVELSKEYLYSYPHNVSGGQLQRVGIARALSLNPKILICDEATSALDVSIQNSIIELLKKLQKEKGLSIVFVCHDLALVQSFSHEVVVMYLGNIMEILPGQRVKKEALHPYTKALVNAVFTLDMNSKNNLELLEGEVPSPLNIPKGCPFVNRCKSAIEICRLEKPALKEINSGHKIACHLNKEEIGKR, encoded by the coding sequence ATGCTCTATAAAGAATCAGATTTGATACTGAAAACAAAAGGGATTTCTAAAATATTTACTACAGCAAAGAATCAATCTTTAATAGCATGTAATGATATAAATTTAAATGTTTATAAAGGAAGAACTTTAGGAATAGTAGGAGAAAGTGGTTGTGGAAAATCTACTTTTGTAAGAATGCTGATGCAGCTTGAAGAAGTAAGTTCAGGCAGTATAATTTATGAAAATAGGGATATAGCTCATTTTTCGAAAAAAGAAATATGGGAACATAGAAAAAATATGCAGATGATTTTTCAAGATTCAATGGCAGCATTTAATCCTAAAATGAAAATTATAGATATAATTACTGAACCTTTGATGAATTATGGATTATTATCAAATAAAGATAAAAAAGAAAAAGCAGAGGAATTATTGGAAATGGTGGAACTCTCTAAAGAATATCTGTATTCATATCCTCATAATGTAAGTGGAGGGCAACTTCAAAGAGTGGGAATAGCAAGAGCTCTTTCATTGAATCCAAAGATATTGATATGTGATGAGGCAACATCGGCCTTAGATGTTTCCATACAGAATAGTATTATAGAATTACTAAAAAAATTACAAAAAGAAAAAGGTTTAAGTATAGTTTTTGTATGTCATGATTTGGCTTTGGTTCAATCTTTTTCTCATGAAGTTGTTGTTATGTATTTAGGAAATATAATGGAAATTCTGCCAGGGCAGAGAGTGAAAAAAGAAGCACTTCATCCATATACAAAAGCTTTAGTAAATGCAGTATTTACTTTAGATATGAACTCTAAAAATAATTTAGAATTATTGGAAGGAGAAGTTCCAAGTCCACTAAATATTCCAAAGGGCTGTCCTTTTGTGAATCGGTGTAAATCAGCAATAGAAATATGCAGATTGGAAAAACCAGCATTAAAAGAAATTAACAGTGGACATAAAATAGCTTGTCATTTGAATAAGGAAGAAATTGGAAAAAGATAA